Below is a window of Bacteroidota bacterium DNA.
ACTAAAATAGTTCTCCGCCAGCGGCGGATTTGGTTTGTACAATGGTAATGCCGAACTAATCCCGAAAGCTTTCGGGATTAGTCCCTTTCTTTTGGACTACTATATATTGAGTTTCGGTATAACTTTTTTATGCATAATAAAAAAGCCGAGACTCATAATGACTCGGCTGCAAATTTCATTTTTTAAGAAACTATACTATTTCCCAGCTTTCTTCTCTCTCTTTTCCTCTTTCTTTTCTTTTGGAGTTTTGGCAGGAGCTTTTTTAGCTTCTTTTTTGGCATCTTTTCCTTTTGACATAATGGTAAATATTTAGTATGGCAAAAGTCGGAATAAAAAGCTAAGTACAAAACAAAAAATTTAAACAGATGTTAATAGTATAATAAGCTATCCTATCACCTCACTATCTTTGTATCTTGATAAAAACGAAATTATATGATACTACAGCTAAGCAAGAAACTGCAGTGCTGGTAGCAGTACAAACGCCCGAGCAGAGTGATATACAAACTGTTGAATACTTAGAGGAGCTTGCTTTTTTGATTGAAACCTGCGGTGCAAAGCCCTTAAAAAAGTTCACGCAAAAACTACAAAAAATACATCCACGCACCTATGTAGGCGAAGGACGATTAGCCGATATAGTTTCTTATATAAACCAAGAAGAAGCGGATATGGTGGTATTCGACGATGAACTCACCCCTTCTCAAATAAGAAATCTGGAGCAAGAAATTAAAGTAAAAATACTCGACCGCAGTAATTTGATTCTTGATATCTTTGCCCGCAATGCCCGCACATCGCAAGCAAAAACCCAAGTAGAGCTTGCACAAAATCAATATATGTTGCCACGACTTACCCGCATGTGGACGCACTTGCAAAAACAAAAAGGTGGTGTAGGGATGCGTGGCCCTGGCGAGCGTGAAATAGAAACTGACCGTCGTGTAATTCGTGACCGTATTAGTTTGCTCAAAGATAAATTGGAGGATATAGACCGTATTAATATAGGTCAAAGAAAAAATAGGACAGGTGTGAAACGCTTGGCATTGGTGGGTTATACCAATGTAGGTAAATCTTCTATTATGAATATGGTGAGCAAAAGTGAGGTGCTTGCAGAGAATAAATTATTTGCCACCCTGGATGCAACCGTGCGAAAAGTATATATTGATGGACATAATTTTTTGTTAAGTGATACCGTTGGTTTTATTCGCAAACTGCCTCATCAATTGGTCGAATGTTTTAAATCTACCTTGGATGAAGTGCGTGAGGCCGATGCATTATTGCATGTGGTAGATGTATCACACAAAAATTTTGAAGAACAAATAGATGTAGTCAATCAAACCTTGGTTGATATAGGTGCAGCCGATAAACCTACACTCATGGTTTTTAATAAAACAGATTTAATAGAAGAGCCCGAAATTTTTGAAAATCTTAAATCTACCTGGATGGCCAAAAAAAACAATCCTGCCATATTTGTATCTGTATTAAATAAAGCCGATGCTGCAAAAATAAAAGAAGCTATTGTGAAAGTGTTGGAGGGGTTGAAGTAATATTATTCTGCCTTAATTGATTTCCCTTTTTT
It encodes the following:
- the hflX gene encoding GTPase HflX, whose protein sequence is MIKTKLYDTTAKQETAVLVAVQTPEQSDIQTVEYLEELAFLIETCGAKPLKKFTQKLQKIHPRTYVGEGRLADIVSYINQEEADMVVFDDELTPSQIRNLEQEIKVKILDRSNLILDIFARNARTSQAKTQVELAQNQYMLPRLTRMWTHLQKQKGGVGMRGPGEREIETDRRVIRDRISLLKDKLEDIDRINIGQRKNRTGVKRLALVGYTNVGKSSIMNMVSKSEVLAENKLFATLDATVRKVYIDGHNFLLSDTVGFIRKLPHQLVECFKSTLDEVREADALLHVVDVSHKNFEEQIDVVNQTLVDIGAADKPTLMVFNKTDLIEEPEIFENLKSTWMAKKNNPAIFVSVLNKADAAKIKEAIVKVLEGLK